A genomic window from Prochlorococcus sp. RS04 includes:
- a CDS encoding MlaE family ABC transporter permease, with protein MYYLNFLKRLLSSLIIGGQAINFICKGKISKNDLFDQLMESGPGSLLIVLITGIAAGTVFNIQVASQLTSMGVSSEIGGLLAVGMAREMAPLLTATLMTGKVATAYAAQLGTMKVTEQIEAITMLRTEPVQYLVVPRLLSMVIMSPIQCLLFLSVALWSGQIWSTIFYKVPPIVFWTSVRSGNVSLTSADLTSMLIKSVVFGLLISIIACGYGLTTKGGPKEVGTSTTGAVVMTLVTVSLMDVLLTQILFG; from the coding sequence ATGTATTACCTTAATTTTTTAAAAAGACTTCTAAGCAGCTTAATCATTGGTGGGCAAGCAATTAATTTTATCTGTAAGGGTAAAATTTCCAAAAATGATCTCTTTGACCAACTTATGGAGTCAGGTCCTGGCAGTTTATTAATTGTATTAATTACAGGAATTGCAGCAGGTACAGTTTTTAATATTCAAGTTGCATCTCAACTTACAAGTATGGGGGTTTCAAGTGAAATTGGAGGTTTATTAGCAGTAGGCATGGCGAGAGAAATGGCTCCTCTTCTAACTGCTACTTTGATGACTGGAAAGGTTGCCACTGCCTATGCTGCTCAACTGGGCACTATGAAAGTCACAGAACAAATTGAGGCAATAACAATGTTAAGAACCGAACCAGTCCAATATTTGGTAGTCCCAAGGTTACTATCGATGGTAATAATGTCTCCAATACAGTGTCTTTTGTTTTTATCTGTAGCTTTATGGAGTGGACAAATTTGGAGCACAATTTTTTATAAAGTTCCTCCAATAGTTTTTTGGACATCTGTAAGATCAGGCAATGTGAGTTTAACCAGTGCAGACTTAACTTCAATGTTAATAAAATCTGTTGTGTTCGGATTACTTATTTCAATCATTGCTTGTGGATATGGACTTACAACCAAAGGAGGTCCAAAAGAAGTTGGAACAAGTACAACAGGTGCAGTTGTAATGACTCTCGTTACTGTATCTTTAATGGATGTATTGCTAAC
- a CDS encoding MFS transporter — translation MFSYGLGDAGTGLVATQFGFFLFKFFISAGLPVIIAGSLLMLIKIWDAVNDPLIGWLSDRTKSRWGPRIPWMVAASVPLGFSLAAIWWTPTGSVLTKTIYYAIISIIVMTAYTSINLPFAALSTEISEKTAIRTRLNASRFTGSIIAGLTGLIIAGVVLGSEGSANNEYFLMGKISGCIAVAATLISCWGLAPFAKKARRPSGKVEAITLQFKRIFRNKKFLKVITLYILLWCALQLMQTVALIYVEDVLNVPTYIAKWIPIPFQISALVGLQIWTRVSNKLNRISALNYGAIMWIISCTAALFLPSLSKISGAGDSLFLNAGNIFLFILLIFIICLIGIGASTAFLIPWSLLPDAIDEDPEKPAGLYTAWMVLIQKIGIAFSVQLLGFLLYLSGYQSCFVDNDGLNIIEQCSSAQLTIRLCIGFIPSILVIIGLLIMRKWDRKLITN, via the coding sequence ATGTTCTCTTATGGGCTAGGAGATGCAGGCACAGGTTTAGTCGCGACACAATTTGGTTTTTTTCTTTTCAAATTCTTTATTTCTGCTGGTTTACCAGTAATAATTGCAGGATCATTATTAATGTTAATAAAGATATGGGATGCAGTAAATGATCCGTTAATTGGATGGTTAAGTGATCGTACTAAATCAAGATGGGGGCCTAGAATCCCTTGGATGGTAGCAGCATCTGTTCCCCTAGGTTTCTCTTTAGCTGCAATATGGTGGACACCCACTGGTTCAGTGCTAACCAAGACTATTTACTATGCCATAATTTCTATAATCGTAATGACTGCTTATACAAGTATTAATCTTCCTTTCGCAGCTCTCTCTACTGAAATTTCTGAAAAAACAGCAATAAGAACAAGACTAAACGCATCTAGATTTACTGGCTCAATAATTGCAGGATTAACTGGTTTAATAATTGCTGGAGTTGTATTAGGTTCCGAAGGATCAGCAAATAATGAATATTTTTTAATGGGTAAAATAAGCGGATGTATTGCAGTTGCTGCAACATTAATTTCTTGTTGGGGATTAGCTCCATTCGCAAAAAAAGCAAGAAGGCCTTCAGGAAAAGTTGAAGCTATAACACTTCAATTCAAAAGGATCTTCAGAAATAAAAAATTTCTAAAAGTTATTACGCTCTATATTCTTCTCTGGTGCGCCTTACAATTAATGCAAACAGTAGCCTTAATCTATGTCGAGGATGTACTGAACGTACCAACATATATTGCGAAGTGGATCCCGATACCTTTCCAAATTAGCGCTTTAGTGGGTTTACAAATATGGACCAGAGTATCAAATAAATTGAACAGGATTTCAGCGTTAAACTATGGAGCAATTATGTGGATTATTTCATGTACAGCAGCTTTATTTTTACCTTCATTATCAAAAATTTCAGGAGCTGGAGATAGTTTATTCCTAAATGCTGGCAACATATTTCTGTTCATTCTTTTAATTTTCATAATCTGTCTTATTGGTATTGGAGCTTCAACCGCTTTTCTTATCCCTTGGTCACTACTTCCTGATGCAATAGACGAAGACCCAGAGAAACCGGCAGGACTATATACTGCTTGGATGGTACTTATTCAGAAGATTGGTATTGCCTTTAGTGTTCAATTATTAGGATTTTTATTGTATTTATCAGGTTATCAATCATGCTTTGTTGATAATGATGGTCTAAATATTATTGAGCAGTGCTCCTCAGCACAATTAACTATTAGATTATGCATTGGTTTTATACCCTCAATATTAGTAATAATTGGTCTTCTAATCATGCGAAAATGGGATCGAAAATTAATTACAAACTAA
- a CDS encoding glycogen debranching protein produces the protein MIHLNKGKPFPLGSSLTSQGINFSLVATNAEYVEILLFEKEDSISPKSTFKLDQTHNTGPYWHAEIKNLDEGCIYAYRVKQKNNEINNNYEKKVLLDPCSRGITGWRSYKRENALKNQENTNSCLKSVVCDRKLFNFKDYPRPKHSWEETIIYELHIKAFTESTDKDESCFKKFFKKIPYLKELGITTIELLPIFCFDPTDAPNGLKNFWGYSPINWFTPHFEYLSNESAVKNREEFRRFVEECHKADIEVILDVVYNHTCEGDSKGPAISWKGIDENLYYFIGKDKNYQDVSGCGNTIAANRGLVRKLIIESLKCWASELGVDGFRFDLGIALSRGENLSPLDNPPIFEDIECEPELIDIKFISEPWDCGGLYKLGDFPSKNTFTWNGHFRDDLRRFWKGDKDTAWNMSDKIKGTPSIYKEDNIFPKSINFITSHDGFTLKDLVTFNRKHNFANREQNRDGDNHNNSWNHGTEGPTTNLLINNLRKRQQKNLILSLLISKGVPMILMGDEIGRSQGGNNNSWCQNNLLGCMSWEHGQQDLELLEYFKYVIKIRKKLINIFNPSFFPYNQTNENIPTYHWHGTKLDSPDWSSWSHTVAFSINKGITNPLVWIGLNAYSKSIDFPLPKCKYNWLKVIDTSISEIFEPLTINKKSVSIKSRSSLLIISEEVFGAKNNLF, from the coding sequence GTGATTCATCTCAATAAAGGTAAACCGTTTCCTTTAGGAAGTTCTCTAACTTCGCAAGGGATTAATTTTTCCTTAGTAGCCACAAATGCAGAATATGTAGAAATCTTATTGTTTGAGAAAGAGGACTCTATTTCCCCAAAAAGCACATTCAAATTAGATCAGACTCATAATACAGGTCCATACTGGCATGCGGAAATAAAAAATCTAGATGAAGGTTGTATTTATGCTTATAGAGTGAAACAAAAAAATAATGAGATTAATAATAACTATGAAAAAAAAGTATTACTTGATCCATGTTCAAGGGGTATTACCGGATGGAGAAGTTATAAAAGAGAAAATGCATTAAAAAATCAAGAAAATACTAATTCTTGTCTTAAAAGTGTTGTTTGCGATAGAAAATTATTTAATTTTAAGGATTATCCAAGACCGAAACATTCTTGGGAAGAAACAATTATTTATGAACTCCATATCAAAGCTTTCACTGAATCAACTGATAAAGATGAAAGTTGTTTTAAGAAATTTTTTAAAAAAATTCCTTATCTCAAAGAACTGGGTATTACAACAATTGAATTACTTCCAATTTTTTGTTTTGATCCTACTGATGCCCCAAATGGTCTAAAAAATTTTTGGGGATATAGTCCAATTAATTGGTTTACTCCGCATTTTGAATATCTTTCGAATGAATCTGCCGTAAAGAATAGAGAGGAATTTAGAAGATTTGTAGAGGAATGTCATAAAGCAGACATTGAAGTCATCTTAGATGTTGTATACAATCACACTTGCGAAGGTGATTCAAAAGGGCCAGCAATATCTTGGAAAGGTATAGATGAAAATCTTTATTACTTTATTGGAAAAGATAAAAATTATCAGGACGTCTCCGGATGTGGTAATACTATTGCAGCAAACAGAGGATTAGTTAGAAAACTAATAATTGAATCTTTAAAGTGTTGGGCGAGTGAATTAGGAGTTGATGGTTTTAGATTTGATTTAGGAATTGCCCTATCAAGAGGAGAAAATCTTTCACCGCTTGATAATCCTCCAATTTTTGAAGATATAGAATGTGAACCAGAACTTATCGATATCAAGTTCATAAGTGAGCCATGGGATTGTGGCGGTTTATATAAATTAGGTGATTTCCCATCTAAGAATACTTTCACTTGGAATGGTCATTTTAGAGATGACTTGAGGAGATTTTGGAAGGGTGATAAAGATACAGCTTGGAATATGAGCGATAAAATAAAAGGGACGCCATCTATCTATAAAGAAGATAATATTTTTCCAAAGTCGATAAATTTTATTACTTCACATGATGGATTCACTCTAAAAGACTTAGTAACTTTCAATAGAAAACATAACTTTGCCAATAGAGAACAAAATAGAGATGGAGATAACCATAACAATTCTTGGAATCATGGTACTGAGGGACCAACTACGAACTTATTAATCAATAATTTAAGAAAAAGACAACAAAAAAATCTTATTCTTAGTTTACTTATCTCTAAGGGTGTTCCAATGATACTTATGGGTGATGAAATAGGAAGATCACAAGGCGGGAACAACAATTCTTGGTGCCAAAATAATTTATTGGGATGTATGAGTTGGGAACATGGTCAACAAGATTTGGAATTATTAGAATATTTTAAATACGTTATAAAAATCCGAAAAAAGCTAATAAACATTTTCAATCCATCATTCTTCCCTTATAATCAAACCAATGAAAATATTCCAACATATCATTGGCATGGAACAAAGTTAGATAGCCCAGATTGGAGTAGTTGGTCTCACACAGTTGCCTTTAGCATTAACAAAGGCATAACTAACCCTCTGGTTTGGATAGGTTTAAATGCATATTCAAAAAGTATCGATTTCCCTTTGCCGAAATGTAAATATAATTGGTTAAAAGTTATCGACACTAGCATATCTGAAATTTTTGAACCCTTAACTATTAATAAAAAATCTGTTTCAATAAAGAGTCGAAGCTCTTTACTAATCATTTCAGAAGAAGTATTTGGGGCAAAAAATAATTTATTCTAA
- a CDS encoding HU family DNA-binding protein, translating into MNKADLVNLVAARTELTKTDVSLVVDAAIETIVDSVVEGKKVSLLGFGSFEPRDRSARQGLNPKTGEKIAIPAKRVPTFSAGKLFKDRVQG; encoded by the coding sequence ATGAACAAAGCTGATTTAGTAAATCTTGTTGCAGCTCGTACAGAGCTCACAAAAACGGATGTTTCTTTAGTTGTTGATGCAGCTATTGAAACTATTGTTGATTCAGTAGTGGAAGGCAAAAAAGTCTCTTTACTAGGATTTGGTTCTTTTGAACCAAGAGATCGTTCTGCAAGACAGGGTTTAAACCCTAAGACAGGCGAAAAAATTGCAATACCCGCTAAAAGAGTTCCAACATTCTCTGCAGGTAAACTTTTTAAGGATAGAGTTCAAGGATAA
- a CDS encoding chlorophyll a/b-binding protein, which yields MQENGSPIENQNDDFTDTSSTDNEYSKWVDNQGDEVKNVFGFNSSAELVNGRAAMIGFLMLILTELVFSGRPVTSSIFGIN from the coding sequence ATGCAAGAAAACGGCTCTCCTATAGAAAATCAAAATGATGATTTTACTGATACATCATCAACCGATAATGAATACTCAAAATGGGTAGACAATCAGGGAGATGAAGTAAAGAATGTTTTTGGATTTAATAGCAGTGCTGAACTTGTAAATGGTAGAGCAGCAATGATTGGATTCTTAATGCTTATATTAACCGAGTTAGTTTTTAGCGGCAGACCTGTTACTTCTTCAATTTTTGGTATTAATTAA
- the cbiB gene encoding adenosylcobinamide-phosphate synthase CbiB, with amino-acid sequence MAEINLFLILLGSIGFDLLIGDPRFLIHPVQIIGFYIKKISDYFISNFGKNKNILFWGGLIVAISTIVMSFGLGKLIELSYVQSKNNFFGGLLIFFGLSSCIATKGLISSVKEIAELIEREKINDQNKRIIKEKVQRIVSRDVSSSSLEHLLRSSTESLTENSVDGIFGPLFWIFIGMFLMKFSIFLPGPLSLGFSYKAISTLDSMIGYKYDYFRYLGFFSAKIEDIFTFIPSRLVLITLPLVSLKINEYGSIIKKSYLDGKKYDSPNAGISEAIFAYISGIKLGGKSKYKNEIIKKPKINADGDNCTGEKIKLICQLILRLQFLWIIIFVLIFFIISNLI; translated from the coding sequence TTGGCTGAAATAAATTTATTTTTAATATTACTTGGATCGATTGGTTTTGATTTATTGATCGGCGATCCAAGATTCTTAATCCACCCTGTTCAAATAATTGGCTTTTACATAAAAAAAATATCTGATTACTTCATAAGTAATTTTGGGAAAAATAAAAATATATTGTTTTGGGGAGGTTTAATAGTAGCTATATCCACCATAGTAATGAGTTTTGGTTTAGGTAAGTTGATAGAACTCAGTTATGTGCAATCAAAAAATAATTTTTTTGGTGGATTGCTAATTTTTTTTGGACTTTCAAGTTGTATTGCGACTAAGGGACTTATTTCAAGTGTGAAAGAGATTGCAGAGCTAATAGAACGGGAAAAAATTAATGACCAAAATAAGAGAATAATCAAAGAGAAGGTACAAAGGATAGTAAGCAGGGATGTAAGTTCATCTTCTTTAGAACATCTTTTGAGATCAAGTACAGAGAGTCTTACCGAAAATTCTGTTGATGGAATATTTGGTCCATTATTTTGGATTTTTATTGGAATGTTTTTGATGAAATTTTCAATTTTTCTGCCAGGGCCTTTATCACTTGGTTTTTCTTATAAAGCCATAAGTACCTTAGATTCAATGATAGGTTACAAATATGATTATTTTAGATATTTAGGTTTTTTCAGTGCAAAAATCGAAGATATTTTTACGTTTATTCCTTCAAGATTAGTTTTAATTACATTACCTTTAGTTAGCCTCAAAATTAATGAGTATGGATCAATTATAAAAAAAAGCTATCTTGATGGTAAAAAATATGATTCGCCTAATGCTGGGATTTCAGAAGCTATATTTGCTTATATTTCTGGAATAAAATTGGGTGGAAAAAGTAAATATAAAAATGAGATTATTAAAAAGCCAAAGATCAATGCGGATGGAGATAATTGCACTGGAGAGAAAATTAAATTAATTTGTCAATTAATTTTGAGATTACAATTTTTATGGATAATAATTTTTGTCTTAATTTTTTTTATAATTTCAAATTTAATTTAA
- the ilvC gene encoding ketol-acid reductoisomerase, with the protein MTQLFYDTDADLSLLKNKTIAIIGYGSQGHAHALNLKDSGMDVIVGLYKGSKSESKAISDGLQVFSVSEACEKADWIMILLPDEFQKDVYLKEIEPNLKKGKILSFAHGFNIRFGLIKPPSFVDVVMIAPKGPGHTVRWEYQNGQGVPALFAVEQDSSGSARSLAMAYAKGIGGTRAGILETNFKEETETDLFGEQAVLCGGLSELVKSGFETLVEAGYQPELAYFECLHEVKLIVDLMVKGGLSQMRDSISNTAEYGDYVSGKRLINSDTKKEMQKILKDIQDGTFAKNFVEECDKNKPLMTKLREENSKHEIEKVGKGLRSMFSWLK; encoded by the coding sequence ATGACCCAACTCTTTTACGACACAGATGCAGATCTAAGTCTTTTAAAAAATAAAACAATAGCCATTATTGGATATGGATCACAAGGTCATGCACATGCCCTAAACCTTAAAGACAGCGGTATGGATGTAATTGTTGGACTATATAAGGGAAGTAAGTCTGAAAGCAAAGCTATTAGCGATGGTCTACAAGTATTTAGCGTTTCTGAAGCTTGCGAAAAAGCAGACTGGATTATGATTCTACTCCCCGATGAGTTTCAGAAAGATGTTTACCTTAAAGAAATAGAACCAAACTTAAAAAAAGGAAAGATACTAAGTTTTGCCCATGGCTTCAATATAAGATTTGGACTTATTAAACCTCCTAGTTTTGTTGATGTTGTAATGATTGCCCCAAAAGGACCTGGACATACTGTTCGTTGGGAATATCAGAACGGTCAAGGAGTTCCAGCACTGTTTGCAGTTGAGCAGGATTCCTCCGGAAGTGCAAGATCATTAGCAATGGCTTACGCTAAAGGGATTGGAGGAACGAGAGCTGGGATTCTTGAAACAAACTTTAAAGAAGAAACAGAAACTGATTTATTTGGCGAACAAGCGGTTTTGTGCGGAGGATTATCAGAACTGGTCAAGTCAGGTTTCGAAACTCTTGTAGAGGCAGGGTATCAACCCGAACTTGCTTACTTCGAATGCTTACATGAAGTTAAACTTATTGTTGATTTAATGGTGAAAGGAGGCTTATCTCAAATGAGAGATTCCATTTCAAATACTGCAGAATATGGAGATTATGTAAGTGGTAAAAGACTTATCAATAGTGATACAAAAAAAGAAATGCAGAAAATTCTCAAAGATATTCAAGATGGAACTTTCGCTAAGAATTTTGTGGAAGAATGCGATAAAAACAAACCCTTAATGACAAAATTAAGAGAAGAGAACTCAAAACATGAAATTGAGAAAGTAGGTAAAGGTTTGCGCTCGATGTTCAGTTGGCTGAAATAA
- a CDS encoding ATP-dependent Clp protease proteolytic subunit, whose amino-acid sequence MPIGTPSVPYRLPGSQYERWVDIYTRLGVERILFLGQEVNDGIANSLVAQMLYLDSDDNSKPIYLYINSPGGSVTAGLAIYDTIKYVKSDVVTICVGLAASMGAFLLAAGTKGKRVALPHSRIMIHQPLGGTSQRQASDIEIEAKEILRIKDMLNMSMADMTGQSFEKIEKDTDRDYFLSAEEAKNYGLIDRVITHPSEANHS is encoded by the coding sequence ATGCCAATAGGAACTCCAAGCGTGCCTTACAGACTTCCAGGAAGTCAATACGAAAGATGGGTTGACATTTATACAAGACTAGGTGTTGAAAGAATACTTTTTCTTGGTCAAGAAGTAAATGATGGTATTGCTAACAGCCTTGTGGCACAAATGCTTTACTTAGATTCTGATGATAATTCCAAACCTATCTATCTGTATATAAATAGCCCAGGAGGATCAGTAACTGCTGGCTTGGCTATATATGACACTATTAAATACGTAAAAAGTGATGTAGTAACCATATGCGTAGGCCTCGCAGCCTCCATGGGAGCGTTCCTATTGGCTGCTGGTACAAAAGGTAAAAGAGTTGCTTTGCCCCACAGCAGAATAATGATTCATCAACCCTTAGGAGGGACATCTCAACGCCAAGCAAGTGACATTGAAATAGAAGCTAAGGAAATTTTAAGAATTAAGGATATGTTAAACATGTCTATGGCAGATATGACAGGCCAATCATTTGAGAAAATTGAAAAGGATACTGACAGAGATTATTTTCTTAGTGCGGAAGAAGCAAAAAATTATGGATTAATCGATAGAGTTATTACACATCCAAGCGAAGCAAATCATTCTTAA
- a CDS encoding ATP-dependent Clp protease proteolytic subunit, producing MTVSAPYYGENTVMRTPPPDLPSLLLKERIVYLGLPLFSDDDAKRQLGMDVTELIIAQLLYLEFEDPEKPIYFYINSTGTSWYTGDAVGFETEAFAICDTISYIKPPVHTICIGQAMGTAAVILSSGTKGQRAALPHASIVLHQPISGARGQATDIQIRAEEVLKNKKSMLEILSRNTGKTIEELSKDSDRMSYLNPQEALDYGVIDRILTSQKDLPNKI from the coding sequence ATGACTGTATCTGCTCCTTATTACGGCGAAAACACCGTTATGAGGACCCCGCCACCTGATCTACCCTCTCTTTTGCTGAAAGAGCGAATTGTTTATCTTGGTTTACCATTATTTTCAGATGATGATGCGAAAAGACAACTAGGAATGGATGTTACTGAGCTAATCATTGCTCAACTTCTCTATCTAGAGTTTGAGGACCCAGAAAAACCAATCTATTTCTATATCAATTCAACTGGGACAAGTTGGTACACCGGTGACGCAGTTGGTTTTGAAACAGAAGCTTTCGCTATCTGCGACACAATAAGCTACATTAAACCTCCCGTACACACAATATGTATCGGACAAGCAATGGGTACTGCTGCAGTTATCCTTTCATCTGGCACTAAGGGGCAAAGAGCCGCTCTTCCACATGCTTCTATTGTATTGCATCAACCTATCAGCGGAGCAAGAGGCCAAGCAACCGATATCCAAATAAGAGCTGAGGAAGTTTTGAAAAATAAAAAATCAATGCTGGAGATTTTATCTCGTAATACTGGTAAGACTATCGAAGAGCTCTCAAAAGACTCTGACAGGATGAGTTATCTCAACCCCCAAGAAGCACTAGATTATGGAGTTATCGATAGAATACTCACAAGTCAAAAAGATCTCCCAAATAAAATTTAA
- a CDS encoding PIN/TRAM domain-containing protein, whose translation MTDILVLILFVLSGAASGWLGVDLLPVDILKQVSNVEGFRIVLAIIGFFVGLAAGFVFLQLRKTFLDQIRTMPTDLLISRSVGLILGLLVANLLLAPILLIPFPREVFFAKPLAAVLSNIFFGVLGYKLADTHGRTLLRLFNPNNTDAYLINEGILPAASPKILDTSVIIDGRINGLLSCGLLEGQLIVAQSVIDELQTLADSSSNEKRSKGRRGLKLLKELRDLYGRRLVINPTKYEGNGVDEKLLKITEDMTGTLITADYNLSQIAEVKELKVMNLSDLVIALRPEVQPGESLNIKIVREGKEKMQGIGYLDDGTMVVIDEAKNFVGSRLDIVITGALQTPTGRMVFGKLINNPESNKSFKSPATQG comes from the coding sequence ATGACAGATATCTTAGTATTAATTTTATTTGTATTGTCTGGGGCAGCTTCAGGATGGCTTGGTGTTGATTTATTGCCAGTAGACATACTCAAACAGGTATCTAATGTAGAAGGTTTTAGAATTGTTTTAGCAATAATTGGTTTTTTTGTAGGATTAGCAGCTGGTTTTGTATTTCTTCAACTTAGAAAGACGTTTCTTGATCAAATAAGAACAATGCCAACTGACTTACTTATAAGTAGGTCCGTTGGATTAATTTTAGGATTACTTGTTGCGAATCTCCTACTTGCTCCAATACTATTAATTCCCTTCCCTAGAGAGGTTTTTTTTGCAAAACCTTTAGCGGCCGTATTAAGCAACATTTTCTTTGGTGTCCTTGGTTATAAGTTGGCAGATACACATGGAAGGACATTATTGAGATTATTTAATCCAAATAATACGGATGCATATCTAATAAATGAAGGAATCCTCCCTGCTGCAAGTCCAAAAATTCTAGATACTAGCGTAATTATTGATGGAAGAATCAATGGCCTATTAAGTTGTGGATTATTGGAAGGTCAATTAATTGTTGCTCAAAGTGTAATTGATGAATTACAAACTTTAGCTGACTCAAGTAGTAATGAAAAAAGGTCGAAAGGCAGAAGAGGTCTCAAGTTATTAAAAGAATTAAGAGATTTATATGGGAGAAGACTTGTAATAAACCCAACAAAGTATGAAGGTAATGGAGTAGATGAAAAACTCTTGAAAATTACTGAGGATATGACAGGAACTTTAATTACGGCTGATTACAATCTTTCCCAAATTGCTGAAGTTAAAGAATTAAAAGTTATGAATTTGAGTGATTTAGTTATTGCTTTAAGGCCAGAAGTACAACCAGGAGAATCACTTAACATAAAAATAGTGAGAGAAGGCAAAGAAAAAATGCAAGGTATTGGATATTTAGATGACGGCACAATGGTAGTTATTGATGAAGCAAAGAATTTTGTGGGAAGCAGATTAGATATTGTTATCACAGGAGCATTACAAACTCCAACCGGAAGAATGGTCTTTGGAAAACTAATAAATAATCCTGAGTCAAACAAATCTTTTAAATCACCAGCGACACAGGGCTAA
- the hemW gene encoding radical SAM family heme chaperone HemW, with protein sequence MNKFPRSAYVHIPFCHRRCFYCDFAVIPLGNKVETLKGYGSKTVQEYLQFLYKEILSIEHKSPLSTIYVGGGTPSILDPAQIKELIDLFKENYGIDYGAEITMEVDPASFTQDDLFGFINAGINRFSLGVQSFNNQILQKSGRRHLKEDAEKSCLWLKREYDSGLIKSWSLDLIQNLPLSGFKEWQDDLKKAITFSPPHLSIYDLNIENGTVFKKLVNLGKLKLPSDEAAFRNSESTDLILKNSGYSRYEISNYCLPRHQSRHNRVYWSGLGWWSFGQGSTSSPWGEKFTRPRVSKEYKEWVSRQDEFNLDPSLTNKEFVYQELDEKIMLGLRLKEGVDIKAVLKEQNWENKKFDSNFSKLLDEWEKFLESGLLVRKGNRFFLSEPNGMELSNQVLVSMFKWWDEIN encoded by the coding sequence ATGAATAAGTTTCCAAGAAGTGCTTATGTGCACATTCCTTTTTGCCACAGAAGGTGTTTTTATTGCGATTTTGCTGTTATTCCATTAGGAAACAAAGTTGAAACTTTAAAAGGTTATGGAAGCAAAACTGTTCAAGAGTATTTGCAATTTTTATATAAAGAAATATTGTCAATTGAGCATAAATCACCTTTATCGACAATTTATGTAGGAGGTGGGACACCATCAATTTTAGACCCTGCCCAAATCAAAGAATTAATTGATCTTTTTAAAGAAAATTATGGAATTGATTATGGTGCTGAAATCACTATGGAGGTTGATCCAGCAAGTTTTACTCAAGATGATCTTTTTGGATTTATAAATGCTGGGATAAATAGATTTAGTCTCGGAGTCCAAAGTTTTAATAATCAAATACTTCAAAAGTCGGGAAGGCGGCATTTAAAAGAAGATGCAGAAAAATCTTGTTTGTGGTTGAAGAGAGAATATGATTCTGGGTTAATAAAAAGCTGGAGTTTAGACTTAATTCAGAACTTGCCCCTTAGTGGATTTAAAGAATGGCAAGATGACTTAAAAAAAGCAATAACATTTTCACCACCGCATCTATCTATTTACGATTTAAATATCGAAAATGGCACTGTTTTTAAAAAATTAGTTAATTTAGGCAAATTAAAACTCCCAAGTGATGAAGCAGCTTTTAGAAATAGTGAATCTACCGATTTAATTTTAAAAAACTCCGGGTATTCAAGATATGAAATCTCGAACTACTGCCTTCCGCGACATCAATCAAGACATAATAGAGTTTATTGGAGTGGTTTAGGCTGGTGGAGTTTTGGTCAAGGTTCCACTAGTTCTCCTTGGGGGGAAAAGTTTACTAGACCAAGAGTTAGTAAAGAATATAAAGAATGGGTATCTAGACAAGACGAATTTAATTTAGATCCATCCCTAACTAATAAGGAGTTTGTTTATCAAGAACTTGATGAGAAAATAATGTTGGGATTAAGACTTAAAGAGGGTGTCGATATCAAAGCAGTATTAAAAGAACAAAACTGGGAAAACAAAAAATTTGATAGCAACTTTAGTAAATTGCTTGATGAATGGGAAAAATTTCTTGAAAGTGGTCTATTAGTAAGAAAGGGGAATAGATTCTTTTTAAGCGAGCCTAATGGCATGGAACTAAGCAATCAAGTTCTTGTTTCTATGTTTAAGTGGTGGGATGAGATTAACTAA